Proteins found in one Lutimonas zeaxanthinifaciens genomic segment:
- a CDS encoding bi-domain-containing oxidoreductase, with protein sequence MKQILQSFKTGKTELTELPAPKAKKGEVLIQTTRSLVSLGTERMLVEFGKANLITKARQQPDKVKMVLDKIKAEGLMPTLETVFNKLEQPLPLGYCNVGKVIEVGDDVTDFKIGDRVASNGQHAEFVSIPQNLVAHIPENVSDEEAVFTVIGSIGLQGIRLIKPTFGEAIVVIGLGLIGLLTAQMLVANGCKVIGYDLDDTKIQLAKSKGIIAFNPSKGNEPVKFVLSETNNVGADGVIITASAKNNSIISDAANMSRKRGRIVLVGVVGLNISRAEFYEKELSFQVSCSYGPGRYDDDYEQKGRDYPLPFVRWTEKRNFETVLHAIATKKVTVEDLITEIIDLDNYQQIYGDIGVSKSIASILKYKEENIPDHSVFIDKKNVIASKGNIAIIGAGNFTKMTMLPALKDTKANLQYIVSAGGVNGTALAQKHGIAKSSTDFNEVLKDEKLDVMMITTRHNLHASMVIDALEHDKHVFVEKPLALNINELRLIENAYGKSKGSLMVGFNRRFSPHVEKMKGLLGSSQMNIVATMNAGAIPSNVWVHDMDIGGGRIIGEACHYMDLIVFLTRSKIKSVCMNAMDVNPKENTDNASILLKLENGSTGVINYFSNGAKSYSKERLEVFSQDRTMIMDNFLKTQGFGFKGFSKLKTKLDKGHKNQFRQIVSSVNSGLGIGLIPYEELINVSKASFAAIESLKSNSWVEV encoded by the coding sequence ATGAAACAAATCCTTCAATCCTTTAAAACAGGTAAAACAGAATTAACAGAATTACCGGCTCCAAAAGCTAAAAAAGGAGAAGTTCTAATACAAACAACCAGGTCATTGGTTTCCTTGGGAACAGAACGCATGCTGGTTGAATTTGGTAAAGCTAATCTTATTACAAAAGCACGTCAGCAACCGGATAAGGTGAAGATGGTTCTGGATAAAATTAAAGCTGAAGGTTTGATGCCTACTTTAGAAACCGTTTTTAATAAGTTGGAACAACCTTTGCCTTTGGGATATTGTAATGTTGGTAAAGTAATAGAAGTTGGAGATGACGTAACAGATTTCAAAATAGGAGATCGAGTCGCTTCTAACGGACAGCATGCGGAATTTGTTTCAATTCCTCAAAATTTAGTAGCTCACATACCCGAAAATGTTTCTGACGAGGAAGCTGTCTTTACCGTAATTGGGTCAATCGGATTACAGGGAATTCGTTTGATCAAACCAACTTTTGGTGAGGCCATTGTCGTGATTGGATTAGGACTGATTGGTTTGCTAACGGCTCAAATGCTGGTAGCAAATGGATGTAAAGTAATTGGTTATGATCTAGATGATACAAAAATTCAATTGGCAAAGTCAAAAGGAATTATTGCATTTAATCCCTCAAAAGGAAATGAACCTGTAAAATTTGTATTATCCGAAACCAATAATGTAGGAGCGGATGGCGTAATTATTACCGCCTCTGCTAAGAACAATTCTATTATTTCTGATGCTGCCAATATGAGTCGAAAAAGAGGCCGTATCGTTTTGGTTGGCGTTGTAGGCTTGAATATTTCCAGAGCGGAATTCTATGAAAAGGAGTTAAGCTTTCAGGTATCGTGCTCTTATGGTCCAGGCAGATATGATGATGATTATGAACAAAAGGGAAGAGATTATCCCTTGCCGTTTGTTAGATGGACAGAGAAAAGAAATTTTGAGACTGTATTGCATGCTATCGCCACAAAAAAAGTCACAGTCGAAGATTTGATTACTGAAATAATTGACCTAGATAACTACCAGCAGATATATGGAGATATAGGTGTTTCAAAATCAATTGCTTCAATCCTAAAATATAAAGAGGAGAATATACCTGATCATTCCGTCTTCATTGACAAGAAAAATGTGATTGCGTCTAAAGGTAATATTGCTATAATTGGTGCTGGTAATTTTACGAAAATGACTATGTTACCAGCTCTTAAAGATACAAAAGCCAATTTACAATATATAGTTTCAGCAGGAGGAGTAAACGGGACAGCACTCGCTCAAAAACATGGCATTGCAAAAAGTAGTACTGATTTTAATGAAGTTTTAAAAGATGAGAAGCTTGATGTGATGATGATCACTACAAGACATAATTTACATGCTTCCATGGTTATCGATGCCCTTGAACATGATAAGCATGTTTTCGTTGAAAAGCCCTTGGCTTTGAATATAAATGAGTTGAGATTAATTGAGAATGCATATGGTAAAAGTAAAGGGAGTTTAATGGTAGGATTTAACCGTCGGTTTTCTCCACATGTCGAAAAGATGAAAGGCTTATTAGGTAGCTCACAAATGAATATTGTGGCTACAATGAACGCTGGAGCAATCCCGTCGAATGTATGGGTTCATGATATGGACATAGGTGGTGGAAGAATCATTGGAGAGGCCTGTCATTATATGGATTTGATTGTATTTTTAACAAGAAGTAAAATTAAGTCAGTTTGTATGAATGCCATGGATGTAAATCCTAAAGAAAATACCGATAATGCCTCAATTCTATTAAAATTAGAAAATGGTTCAACAGGAGTCATAAATTATTTTTCGAACGGAGCAAAATCGTATTCGAAGGAGCGTTTAGAAGTTTTCTCTCAGGATAGAACTATGATCATGGATAATTTCTTAAAAACCCAAGGATTTGGATTTAAAGGATTTTCTAAATTAAAAACTAAATTGGATAAAGGACATAAGAATCAGTTCCGTCAAATTGTTTCTTCAGTCAATTCAGGACTAGGAATAGGTTTAATTCCATATGAAGAACTCATCAACGTTTCTAAAGCGAGTTTTGCAGCTATTGAGAGTTTGAAGTCAAATAGTTGGGTAGAGGTTTAA